The following coding sequences are from one Massilia sp. KIM window:
- a CDS encoding alpha/beta hydrolase has product MNIQHKFTLDGHAGKMQCLLDLPDGEPRGIALVAHPHPLYGGTMENKVAQTLARTFVNLGYATARFNFRGVGESEGVHDDGRGEVDDMAIMYEHMRAQYPGLPVALSGFSFGTFVQAQFQQRLIAEGRPAERLVLVGTAAGKWPMPPVPEDSILIHGELDDTITLQEVYDWARPLDIPVIVIPGADHFFHRKLGHIKNLVAQMWRRDISA; this is encoded by the coding sequence ATGAATATCCAGCACAAGTTCACTCTCGACGGCCATGCGGGCAAGATGCAATGCCTGCTCGACCTGCCGGACGGCGAGCCGCGCGGCATCGCGCTGGTCGCCCACCCTCACCCGCTGTACGGCGGCACCATGGAGAACAAGGTGGCCCAGACCCTGGCGCGCACCTTCGTCAACCTGGGCTATGCCACGGCGCGCTTCAACTTCCGGGGCGTGGGCGAATCCGAGGGCGTGCACGACGACGGCCGTGGCGAAGTGGACGACATGGCCATCATGTACGAGCACATGCGCGCGCAATACCCGGGCCTGCCGGTGGCCCTGTCGGGTTTCTCCTTCGGCACCTTCGTGCAGGCCCAGTTCCAGCAGCGCTTGATCGCCGAAGGCCGTCCGGCCGAGCGCCTGGTGCTGGTCGGCACCGCCGCCGGCAAGTGGCCGATGCCGCCCGTGCCCGAGGATTCGATCCTGATCCACGGCGAACTTGACGATACGATCACCCTGCAGGAAGTGTATGACTGGGCGCGTCCGCTGGACATTCCGGTCATCGTGATCCCGGGCGCGGATCACTTCTTCCACCGCAAGCTCGGTCACATTAAAAATCTCGTTGCGCAAATGTGGCGGCGTGACATTTCGGCGTAA
- a CDS encoding ferredoxin encodes MSDTTDNAPFYKYHVFFCMNERDGKDARQSCGKCGAEKAQKHAKKRIKELNLSGQGKVRINQSGCLDRCEEGPVVVVYPEGTWYTYVDNADIDDIIDQHLIGGKPVERLKI; translated from the coding sequence ATGAGCGACACCACCGACAACGCACCGTTTTACAAGTACCACGTGTTCTTCTGCATGAACGAACGCGATGGCAAGGATGCACGCCAGAGCTGCGGCAAGTGCGGCGCCGAGAAGGCGCAGAAGCACGCCAAGAAGCGCATCAAGGAACTCAACCTGAGCGGCCAGGGCAAGGTGCGCATCAACCAGTCCGGCTGCCTGGACCGCTGCGAAGAAGGTCCGGTGGTCGTGGTCTACCCGGAAGGCACCTGGTACACCTACGTGGACAACGCCGACATCGACGACATCATCGACCAGCACCTCATCGGCGGCAAGCCGGTCGAACGCCTCAAGATCTGA
- a CDS encoding VanZ family protein yields MTDPEVPGRPRGSPISRAALLAYLLLIVYASWYPFSGWRDSGLPLLAFLNLVKQRYWTGFDVTVNVVGYIPFGVLLVLSLYPRIRGVWAVLLATLGGILVSGTMEAVQNYLPSRVPSNLDFLTNSGGCLIGAVLGALWAPGLLDRSRLFQLRRRWFAPHASQGLVLVALWPLAQIYPQSYLFGHGQVLPIVSNWLSRWFDADIDLVAMLRPGDDIMSVEQYWLSETIISACGMTGAALTLMCLVRRGAPRFRLMMALVGAALMVKTLASSLLFRPDNAFVWVTPGAEGGFLIGLLMLSGLVFAPQVAQRRLAVVTLVLSLIVVNTIPVNPYFSSTLQGWVQGKFLNFNGAAQFLSLMWPFFALWFLLLPSHKLNRQ; encoded by the coding sequence CGATCCGGAAGTCCCCGGCCGGCCGCGCGGCTCGCCGATCTCGCGCGCCGCGCTGCTGGCCTACCTGCTGCTGATCGTCTACGCCAGCTGGTATCCGTTCTCGGGCTGGCGCGACAGCGGCCTGCCCCTGCTCGCCTTCCTCAACCTGGTCAAGCAGCGCTACTGGACCGGCTTCGACGTCACCGTCAACGTGGTCGGCTACATTCCGTTCGGCGTGCTGCTGGTGCTCTCGCTCTACCCGCGCATCCGCGGCGTCTGGGCGGTGCTGCTGGCGACCCTCGGCGGCATCCTGGTGTCGGGCACGATGGAGGCGGTGCAGAACTACCTGCCGAGCCGGGTGCCGTCCAACCTCGACTTCCTCACCAATTCCGGCGGCTGCCTGATCGGCGCGGTGCTGGGCGCGCTGTGGGCGCCCGGGCTGCTCGACCGAAGCCGCCTGTTCCAGCTGCGGCGGCGCTGGTTCGCGCCGCACGCCAGCCAGGGCCTGGTGCTGGTGGCCCTGTGGCCGCTGGCCCAGATCTACCCGCAGAGCTACCTGTTCGGCCACGGCCAGGTGCTGCCGATCGTCTCCAATTGGCTGTCGCGCTGGTTCGACGCCGACATCGACCTGGTGGCCATGCTGCGCCCCGGCGACGACATCATGAGCGTGGAGCAGTACTGGCTGTCCGAGACCATCATCAGCGCCTGCGGCATGACCGGCGCCGCCCTGACCCTGATGTGCCTGGTGCGCCGCGGCGCGCCGCGCTTCCGTCTCATGATGGCCCTGGTGGGCGCGGCCCTGATGGTCAAGACCCTGGCCAGCTCGCTGCTGTTCCGCCCCGATAACGCCTTCGTCTGGGTGACTCCGGGCGCCGAGGGCGGCTTCCTGATCGGCCTCCTGATGCTGTCTGGCCTGGTGTTCGCGCCCCAGGTGGCCCAGCGCCGCCTGGCGGTGGTGACCCTGGTGCTCAGCCTGATCGTGGTGAACACCATCCCGGTGAACCCGTATTTTTCCTCGACCCTGCAGGGTTGGGTGCAAGGGAAGTTCTTGAACTTTAACGGCGCCGCCCAGTTCCTGTCCCTGATGTGGCCGTTTTTCGCGCTCTGGTTCCTGCTCCTGCCTTCGCATAAACTCAATCGCCAGTAA